One segment of Erigeron canadensis isolate Cc75 chromosome 2, C_canadensis_v1, whole genome shotgun sequence DNA contains the following:
- the LOC122586474 gene encoding uncharacterized protein LOC122586474: protein MGRIERNSWERFLRSRHGILGSRDQVSRLPESVLQHVISFVPSSDQRQIRLLSRKWRRLSAQNEKMLYLYGCRLNEQELLRVLEDDFHSAEFLVLKKCPGMRKLELVNFKLRTIELNYCGSLKNVDLNTPFLETFYFYGPRVRPCVIEFGVSTQLRTLHLVGVAINNMMFKDCNKSFPVLQVLTLSGCDIKSCINISSNSLRTLRLLNFKNFVEITIDTANLLSFMYTGSTIVLFVSMNCPSLILALIELNSNRYQSRDEMWFRRLNQMLQGLKHTKKLTFDTNSDKNFILPKHLRESLVPPLDLIPNKIYVRRSRSMDVVEFADAMLWMCPRVKKLKLSNYGLLLRLVHRELLGNQEISCCFCSSQPLKCWRHSVTEFELQEEQDHNKEAGKKLMSYLRENLQEAGNKAIGMLTLKLH, encoded by the exons ATGGGACGAATAGAACGTAATTCTTGGGAAAGGTTCTTGAGAAGCCGCCATGGGATCCTCGGTTCTCGGGATCAAGTCTCCAGATTGCCTGAAAGTGTGCTGCAACATGTGATATCTTTCGTTCCATCATCAGACCAACGCCAGATTCGTTTATTATCGAGGAAATGGAGGCGACTTAGTGCACAAAATGAAAAGATGCTCTATCTGTATGGGTGCAGATTAAATGAGCAGGAATTGTTGAGGGTTTTAGAGGATGATTTTCACTCAGCAGAGTTTCTTGTTCTAAAAAAATGCCCAGGAATGAGAAAACTCGAGCTTGTGAATTTTAAGTTAAGGACTATTGAGTTGAACTATTGTGGAAGTTTGAAGAATGTAGACCTCAACACACCATTTCTTGAAACTTTCTATTTTTATGGACCTCGTGTCAGGCCTTGCGTGATAGAGTTTGGTGTTAGCACACAACTTAGGACTTTACATTTAGTTGGGGTTGCTATTAACAACATGATGTTCAAGGATTGCAACAAAAGCTTTCCTGTTCTTCAGGTCTTGACACTTAGTGGCTGTGATATTAAAAGTTGTATTAACATTTCAAGTAATTCTCTTCGGACGTTACGGTTGTTGAACTTCAAAAACTTCGTGGAAATTACCATTGATACCGCGAACCTACTTTCTTTCATGTACACTGGCAGTACGATAGTTCTATTTGTAAGTATGAACTGTCCCAGTCTCATCTTAGCTCTGATTGAGTTAAATTCTAATCGGTACCAAAGTCGTGATGAGATGTGGTTCCGTAGATTGAATCAAATGCTTCAAGGTCTGAAGCATACTAAAAAGTTGACATTTGATACTAATTCTGACAAG AATTTCATATTACCGAAACACCTTAGAGAATCCCTTGTTCCTCCACTTGATTTAATCCCTAATAAGATATATGTAAGAAGATCAAGGTCAATGGATGTTGTTGAGTTTGCTGATGCAATGCTTTGGATGTGTCCTCGGGTTAAGAAGCTCAAGTTATCTAACTATGGTCTGCTACTACGG TTGGTTCATAGGGAGTTATTGGGAAACCAAGAGATTTCATGCTGCTTCTGTAGCTCGCAGCCTTTAAAATGTTGGCGTCATTCCGTGACAGAATTTGAGCTACAGGAGGAACAGGATCACAACAAAGAGGCGGGGAAGAAACTGATGTCGTACCTCAGGGAAAATCTGCAAGAGGCTGGAAACAAGGCTATCGGAATGCTTACTTTGAAATTGCACTAG
- the LOC122586594 gene encoding aquaporin TIP2-1 — protein MPGIAFGSFDDSFSSASIKAYIAEFISTLLFVFAGVGSAIAYAKLTADAALDPAGLVAVAVCHAFALFVAVSIAANISGGHVNPAVTFGLAVGGQITIITGIFYWIAQLLGSVAASFLLSFVTGGLAVPTHGVADGVGAIQGMVMEIIITFALVYTVYATACDPKKGAVGTIAPIAIGFIVGANILAAGPFSGGSMNPARSFGPAVASFDFSGHWIYWAGPLIGGGLAGAIYPNVFFSNEHLPLTNDY, from the exons atgcCTGGAATTGCGTTTGGTAGTTTTGACGATTCTTTCAGCTCAGCCTCCATTAAGGCCTACATTGCTGAGTTCATTTCCACCTTGCTTTTCGTCTTCGCAGGCGTTGGCTCGGCCATTGCCTATG CCAAGTTAACAGCAGATGCTGCACTCGACCCAGCTGGTCTAGTCGCTGTGGCTGTTTGCCATGCATTTGCTCTTTTCGTGGCCGTGTCCATTGCTGCCAACATTTCGGGAGGTCATGTCAACCCAGCTGTCACTTTTGGGTTGGCTGTTGGCGGCCAAATCACCATCATAACTGGAATCTTCTACTGGATTGCACAACTCTTGGGCTCAGTCGCCGCTTCTTTCCTTCTCAGTTTCGTCACTGGAGGCTTG gcTGTCCCTACACACGGTGTTGCAGATGGCGTGGGGGCTATACAAGGGATGGTTATGGAAATCATCATCACATTTGCGTTGGTCTACACGGTGTACGCCACCGCATGTGACCCAAAGAAGGGTGCAGTGGGCACAATTGCACCTATTGCAATTGGGTTCATTGTGGGTGCTAATATTTTAGCTGCAGGTCCGTTCTCTGGTGGGTCGATGAACCCAGCCAGATCTTTCGGACCTGCTGTTGCTAGCTTTGACTTCTCTGGTCACTGGATCTACTGGGCTGGACCACTTATCGGCGGTGGCTTAGCCGGAGCTATTTACCCAAATGTGTTCTTTTCTAATGAACATCTTCCCCTCACCAACGACTACTAA
- the LOC122586595 gene encoding photosynthetic NDH subunit of subcomplex B 3, chloroplastic, which produces MGTIQHMHAYGISSFSYNFKNTFQRPSFTRCHSYSRSRIRAMTAVRDGQSKAAPSQEPASINFAFVSSVLLPDGTPDVHFRTANGGQKLRDIMLDSNIELYGPYSRPLLNCAGGGTCATCMVEVIEGKELLSPRTDKEKEKLNRNPKNWRLACQTTVGKPDSTGLVVIQQLPEWKGHEWTYGKEPPPES; this is translated from the exons ATGGGCACAATTCAACACATGCATGCTTATGGCATATCTTCATTCTCATACAATTTCAAGAACACCTTTCAAAGACCCTCCTTCACCAGGTGCCACAGTTATTCTAGATCAAGAATTCGAGCCATGACTGCAGTACGTGATGGTCAATCCAAAGCTGCACCGTCTCAAGAACCTGCTTCGATCAATTTTGCTTTCGTTAGT TCAGTGCTGCTACCAGATGGAACACCTGATGTACATTTTAGAACCGCGAATGGTGGACAGAAACTTAGGGACATAATGTTGGATTCTAATATCGAGTTATATGGACCATAT TCAAGACCACTGCTAAACTGTGCTGGGGGAGGAACTTGTGCCACTTGCATGGTTGAG GTTATTGAAGGGAAGGAATTGCTTAGCCCACGAACAGACAAAGAAAAGGAGAAACTCAACCGG AATCCAAAAAATTGGAGGCTTGCTTGTCAGACAACCGTAGGGAAACCAGATTCCACAGGCCTG GTTGTGATTCAGCAATTACCAGAATGGAAAGGGCACGAATGGACATATGGAAAGGAACCCCCTCCAGAATcttaa
- the LOC122586593 gene encoding tRNase Z TRZ3, mitochondrial, giving the protein MYSASSNLRLLFTPPLFSSSLKPKHSLHSSSSFFTCLSRKPSQSQSSKKSFKDSNNNKSSSSLKQQSENTSLSSMRKNREDNNNNGDVEIGASFNKGRAEGRDKSSRPKDLKLKVRKLNPINTISYLQILGTGMDTQDTSPSVLLFFDKQRFIFNAGEGLQRFCTEHRIKLSKIDHIFLSRVCSETAGGLPGLLLTLAGTGEQGISVNVWGPSEFKYLVDAMKCFVPNAAMVHSRCFGPSSKSDKVSVDNSGKVDDQLKLIDDEVVKISAVLLRPETNGLKEDESAFKSSDISVLYICELPEIRGKFDLEKARALGLRPGPKYRELQEGISVKSDLKNIMVHPDDVLGPSVPGPIVLLVDCPTQSHFRELSSTPSLETYYADIPMEKHKVVNCVIHLSPQFVVNSSDYQKWMSRFGEAEHIMAGHQMRNIEIPILKSSARVAARLNYLCPQFFPAPGFWSLPQSDHSAEDTGLKLSKTISAENLLKFHLRPVAHLGLDRSGIPTKAGRNEIIEDLLTEIPEISDAAQQVAHLWKGEEDAGEGVTSVEGDGKITEEPWLNQNILPSCLEDVTREDVEIVLLGTGSSQPSKYRNVSSIFINLFSKGSLLLDCGEGTLGQLKRRYGIQGADDAVRGLKCIWISHIHADHHTGLVRLLALRRDLLKGLPHDPLIVIGPRQLKRFLDAYERLEELDMQFLDCRHTTESSLASFGSNYNQSNNIESPSENKVDSTLFAKGSQMQSHWKRPGSPVDSSIVYPIVKNLKDVLADAGLDGVVSFPVVHCPQAFGVVLKGSDRISSDGRVIPGWKIVYSGDTRPCPQLVEASQGATVLIHEATFEDALVEEAIARNHSTTEEAIEVGNSAGAYRIVLTHFSQRYPKIPVLDESYMRKTCIAFDMMSINFADLHVLPRVLPYLKLLFKNEMIVDESDDVEDAVTLAA; this is encoded by the exons ATGTATTCAGCGTCATCAAACTTACGCCTTCTTTTCACACCTCCGTTATTCTCCTCTTCTTTAAAACCCAAACACTCCcttcattcttcttcttcttttttcactTGCCTTTCAAGAAAACCCTCACAATCACAATCatcaaaaaaatcttttaaagattctaataataataaatcttcCAGTTCTTTGAAACAACAGAGTGAAAACACATCGTTATCATCAATGAGGAAAAATAgagaagataataataataacggaGATGTTGAAATTGGTGCCAGTTTTAATAAGGGAAGGGCAGAAGGCAGAGATAAAAGTAGTAGGCCCAAAGACCTTAAACTCAAAGTTAGAAAACTCAATCCCATTAATACGATTTCCTATCTTCAG ATTTTAGGAACTGGGATGGATACTCAAGATACATCCCCATCAGTTTTACTCTTTTTTGATAAGCAGAGATTTATATTCAATGCCGGAGAA GGACTGCAACGATTTTGCACAGAGCATAGGATCAAGTTATCAAAG ATTGATCACATATTCCTTTCGCGTGTCTGCTCTGAAACTGCTGGTGGACTACCAG GTCTGTTATTGACATTGGCTGGCACTGGTGAACAAGGGATATCT GTAAATGTATGGGGACCGTCAGAGTTTAAGTATTTAGTGGATGCAATGAAATGTTTTGTTCCAAATGCAGCCATGGTTCACTCACGATGCTTTGGCCCATCATCCAAATCTGATAAGGTTTCTGTGGATAATTCTGGGAAAGTTGATGATCAACTCAAACTTATTGATGATGAAGTTGTAAAGATATCAGCTGTCTTGTTGCGTCCAGAAACCAATGGTCTCAAGGAAGACGAGTCTGCATTCAAGTCTAGTGATATTTCCGTTTTGTACATTTGTGAGTTGCCTGAAATTAGGGGTAAATTTGACCTTGAAAAGGCCCGAGCCTTGGGGTTAAGACCCGGACCCAAATATCGTGAACTACAAGAAGGAATCTCAGTGAaatcagatttgaaaaacaTCATG GTTCACCCAGATGATGTACTTGGACCTTCTGTTCCTGGGCCTATTGTTCTCCTTGTAGATTGCCCCACCCAGTCTCATTTCCGAGAGTTATCGTCTACGCCATCTCTAGAGACCTACTATGCTGATATTCCCATGGAGAAACACAAAGTTGTCAATTGTGTAATTCATTTAAGTCCACAATTCGTTGTAAACTCTAGTGATTATCAGAAGTGGATGTCAAGGTTTGGTGAGGCAGAACATATTATGGCGGGACATCAGAT GAGGAATATTGAGATTCCAATTCTAAAATCTAGTGCGAGAGTTGCCGCCCGACTTAACTACTTATGTCCCCAGTTCTTCCCAGCTCCAGGATTTTGGTCTCTTCCACAATCAGATCATTCAGCTGAG GATACTGGGTTGAAGCTTTCCAAGACTATTTCTGCTGAAAATCTCCTTAAG TTCCATTTGCGCCCAGTTGCACACCTTGGATTGGACAGATCTGGTATACCAACGAAAGCGGGCCGTAATGAAATCATAGAGGACTTACTTACAGAGATTCCAGAGATATCAGATGCTGCTCAACAAGTTGCTCATCTTTGGAAAGGTGAAGAAGATGCAGGGGAGGGGGTAACCTCTGTTGAAGGTGATGGGAAAATCACTGAAGAACCTTGGTTAAATCAAAACATTCTTCCCAGCTGTTTGGAGGATGTTACAAGAGAAGATGTTGAGATTGTCCTTCTAGGAACGGGTTCATCTCAACCTTCCAAGTATCGCAATGTTAGCTCTATCTTCATCAATCTTTTTTCAAAGGGTAGTTTACTACTAGATTGTGGGGAAGGAACATTGGGACAGCTTAAAAGAAG ATATGGTATTCAAGGGGCAGATGATGCAGTTAGAGGTTTAAAATGTATTTGGATTTCACATATCCATGCAGATCACCACACGGGATTAGTAAGACTACTCGCTCTCAGACGAGATTTGCTAAAAGGGCTGCCACATGATCCTTTAATAGTTATTGGTCCTAGGCAACTCAAAAGATTTCTAGATGCGTACGAAAGACTTGAAGAGTTAGATATGCAGTTTCTTGATTGTAGGCATACAACAGAATCTTCGTTAGCTTCTTTTGGATCAAATTATAACCAGTCAAATAATATTGAATCCCCAAGTGAAAACAAAGTTGATTCTACTTTATTTGCCAAAGGAAGTCAGATGCAGAGCCACTGGAAAAGACCAGGTAGTCCCGTGGATAGTAGCATAGTGTACCCGATTGTCAAGAACTTGAAGGATGTGCTCGCAGATGCAGGTTTAGATGGTGTCGTCAGTTTTCCAGTTGTCCATTGCCCTCAAGCTTTTGGAGTCGTTTTGAAGGGTTCAGATAGAATCTCTAGTGATGGTAGAGTGATACCTGGGTGGAAGATTGTTTATTCTGGTGACACTAGGCCGTGTCCCCAACTAGTAGAAGCTTCTCAAGGAGCGACAGTTCTCATACATGAG GCAACTTTTGAGGATGCGTTAGTGGAAGAAGCAATAGCAAGAAACCACAGCACAACAGAAGAAGCCATTGAAGTGGGAAACTCCGCAGGAGCATATCGCATCGTCCTTACCCATTTCAGTCAGAGATATCCTAAAATTCCAGtgcttgatgaaagttatatgcgTAAAACATGCATTGCTTTTGACATGATGAGCATTAACTTTGCAGATCTACATGTGCTTCCAAGAGTGCTTCCTTACCTTAAACTACTTTTCAAAAACGAAATGATTGTCGACGAATCTGATGATGTTGAAGATGCTGTTACTTTGGCGGCTTag